TGTCCAAGGACGCCGGTCGCGCGACGCCCGGCCCGGCGGCGGTCCCCGGACCGGAAATCGGGCCGGGCATCGCCGGGGCCTCGAAGGGCAAGGCCCGCCTCGCCCTGGCGGCCATGCTGCTCTTCCCGTTCGGCATCCCCTCGGTCATCTGCGGCCACCTCGCCCTGCACCGCATGGCCAAGGGCGAGGTGACCATCGACATGGTCGACGCCCGCGCCATCGCCTGGTTCGGCCTGGCGATGGGCTACATGATGACGGCCCTGTTCCTCTTCATGGCCCTCGTCTATTTCGACGTGATCCTGTAGGACCGTCCCCGAGCGCCCGCATCTGCCTCCATGCGCCCGCGAGCCTCGGCCACCGGCACACTCCGCGCGGAGCCGCCCGAGGAACACCGTTCCCGAGTGCCCCGCATCTGCCTTCCGAGGTTCGCGGGCCTCGGCCACCGGCACGCTTCGCGCGGCCGTAGGCGCCCGGCGCCGGAGGCCGCGCGAAGCGCGGAGCCGGACGACCGCAGCGTGCGTACGAGGGCCGCACGGAGCTCGAAGCCTTGCAACAGCACGCGAGGATCGTCCGGCGACTGACGGGGGTTCCAGGGGGTCGCCCCCCTGGGCTAACACGCCCCCCTGGGCTAACACGGCCAGTTCGGTTTGCGCTTCTCGTTGAAGGCGGCGATGCCTTCGGCGCGGTCGGGGGAGAGGACCGCGGTGCGCCAGGCGTTGTCCTCGATCTCGAGGCCGGCCTCGAGGGGGACGCCCGCGCCCTGGCGGAGGGCGCGCTTGGCGGCGCGGACGGCGACGGGGGAGTTGCCCGCGATGGCGGCCGCGAGGGTGCGGGCCTCGTCGCGCGCGGAGCCGGCGGGGACCTTGCGGTCGGCGAGGCCGAGTGCGAGGGCCTCCTCGATGCCGATGCGGCGGCCGGTGAGGACGAGGTCGGCGGCCTTGCCGGGGCCGAGGCGGCGCAGCGCGAGCTGGGTGCCGCCGCCCGCGGGGATGAGACCGACGCCGACCTCGGGGAGGCCGAACACGGCGGACTCGTCCGCGACGATCAGGTCGGCGGAGAGGGCGAACTCGCAGCCGCCGCCGAGGGCGTAGCCGTGCACGGCGGCGATCACCGGCTGCGGGAGGTGCAGGACGCCGCCGAAGGCGGCGCGGAAGACCGGGCGCTGCGCAAGGATCTGCGCGTCGGTCATCGAGTTGCGTTCCTTGAGGTCCGCGCCCACGCAGAACGCCTTCTCGCCCGCGGCGGCGAGGACGACCGCGCGCACGGAGGCGTCGGCGGCGACGTCCGCGCAGACGGCGGCGAGCCGCCGGGCCATCGCGGTCGAGAGGGCGTTGAGGGCTTCCGGTCTGTCGAGCACGATCTCGGCGACGTGCTCGTGGTCCCGCAGCAGGGTCACTCCGTCCATGCCCGCACCCTAGACGGCGGCGTTTCCGGCGGTGCTGTTGGATGGGTACGTGAGCGACTCACCGTACGGGGATCTGGATCGGCCGCCGCTGCACGAGGCGGCGTTGCGGCGCGCGCTCGT
The nucleotide sequence above comes from Actinomadura algeriensis. Encoded proteins:
- a CDS encoding enoyl-CoA hydratase/isomerase family protein; its protein translation is MDGVTLLRDHEHVAEIVLDRPEALNALSTAMARRLAAVCADVAADASVRAVVLAAAGEKAFCVGADLKERNSMTDAQILAQRPVFRAAFGGVLHLPQPVIAAVHGYALGGGCEFALSADLIVADESAVFGLPEVGVGLIPAGGGTQLALRRLGPGKAADLVLTGRRIGIEEALALGLADRKVPAGSARDEARTLAAAIAGNSPVAVRAAKRALRQGAGVPLEAGLEIEDNAWRTAVLSPDRAEGIAAFNEKRKPNWPC